The genomic region GCTTCATGGACGTACTTCTTATTGATCACACTCATACCTATTCATCCTTGTGTTTTGTTCTTAAATCCTTGACAGCTTGCACCACACGCATAGCAATAAGTGTCATACAGAGCCAGTTCAACTCATACGTAAGTTGGCCGAAACTCAGAATCAGCTGATATGTGGATAAGACTACGATTTCACTTGAGAATTCTTGGCCTTGTGATTGGTGCCAAAACCACATCAAGTTGAAACGAACAATGAATAATATCAGCATGATTGTAAGGATTATCGAAATAGTGTAAAACGACTTCCTTGATACGAAGTTTCCCAGTAGGTTTAGAGAAAACAATAGTGTTATTACTACCACTAAAATTATGAATAGCACAACTTCAATTTGTCCATGTGGATTGAAGTTAATGAAATCAGAATATGAAAGATCATAAACGGGGGGCATAACTACCTCGGTAATTTTGTTGGGTTAAAATTTGGAACATAATAATGTTCCAACCAATCTTTAGTCATTCCGCCAAGCTTTCCAAAAAACGGTTTCCTATAAAATGACAAACCATGGTCCAACTCTGCGGGAGTATAATACGTGTTGTTATAATATAAGCCAAACAAATGCCCCGATTCATGAAAAAGCGTCTGGGATGCACGGCCAATTACGTTTTCCGGGCCCTTGAGGCCGATTGCTGCCCAGTCACCTGAATGGTCATTCGCTGCTCCAGGACCAGTCGGTGGATTAAGGAGTCTCTGTCTGTTTAATGCAATCTTATAGTTGTAATCGGCATTCCCAGTTAGATAATGTGAAAACCAGTCCTTCAGGGTTTTGGGCGTCTTGTATGACTGACCATATTGCCCTTGCAAGTTATTGTCAACGACAACCTCTGTATTGTGCCCTGTTATCTCGTTATACTGGCGTTGCCCTGGTTCTCCACCATGTATCTTCAGGCTCTCCATAGAATCATCAATAAACTTCTGATCGCCCTCAAGTTGAGTTGTGGGATTATTGTCTTTTCCGATGTCATTTGCTTGACTCTGGAGATCACCGTGTGCCTGCAACGCCCCCATGGCAAAACCAATCACTCCGCCATATAGCATTCCCTTCCCAACATTACTGCCGCTTAATGCTGAGCCTACTCCCCCACTTAACGCACCAGAAACACCTCCGCCAATCGCCCCACCAATCCCCATTGAAGCCAATCCTGCACTGGCCCCAGCTCCCGTGGCTCCACTAACCGCCCCTATAAAAGCCCCTTTCCCAATTCCTTTCCATACACTCTTGCCCTGTATATCCGCCTGTACACCGCCCATATATCCACTCATTAAGGCACCCATAATAACAAATTGAATGAATTTTCCACTGGGGTCACGGTAAGACAATGGATTATTGCCAGCGTAGCCGTAGTTATAAGGAAATTCACCCGCAGGATCACCCGCATAGAATCTCCCCAAATCACTATCATACATTCTCGCCTTAAAATTATTCAAACCGCTGGTTTTGTCGTATTCTTGACCTGTATAGTAATAGCCTGAAGAAGAAACACTTCCCAATATCGTTCCAAATGCACTGTAGTCATAGCCTGTAACAGTCGAACCATCTACTACGGCTCTCGTGGAGCCCAAATGATCTTTGATCATAAATTTCCACGTGGTCGATGTTTTGAGTGCAATGATACCGGTAGGCCCGTAAACGTATTCTGTAGCCGTCCCGCTGCTTGATCTTTCTTGAATTGAATTCATCCCGTCATGCAGATAAAGAACTTTGGAATTGGCAGGAGTTTCCACAGCATAAACTCTCCTTTCCGTGCCGTCATACTCAAAGCTCATACCGGCTCCGCTTCCCATAGAAATATTTCTTGTACGATTGATGAAAGGATCATAGGTGAGTGTGCTGATGGTTTTTGGTGAGGATGAAGTAATGTTGCCGATATTATCGTAGACGTAGTCATTACCCGAGCCGTCTGTGTTTTGAACTTTGTTCGTATTAGCGTAGTAATTATAGTTCTTGGTAGTTGTATTTGCGACCACTCTGATAAAATTTCCATTTGCATCAAATTTGTTTTCATTGCCGGTTCCGACGCCCATGTCTCCCGCGCTATTTGCAGAATGATCGGCTACCAGCAGTTGTGACAATTTGTCGTATTTGAACCTGTAAGAATAGTCTGCCGGAGCGCCGCTAAATTTATAATCAATGATCATTTTTGAAATGTTTCCATTGTAATAACCAGCTCCACCATATCCATCGGAAGTATAACAAAGAGTATCTGCAAAATATGAGTCAGTAATAGATTTCAACCAGCCCTGCGACTCATATGAGAAATAACGTTTTATAGTAGTGTCTTTCATTTTCTCAGTAGCCATTGACCCGTCTGGATTGTAAGAGTACGCCACAAAATAATCCAAATCCGTTGCATTTCCAATCGAAATAAGCTGTCCTAGCGTGTTGTATGTATAAGTGACCACGGTTGCATTAGGATCGGGAGAGGACATGGCTGACATACCACCTCCTCCATCAAGCAGTAATTGGCTTTGGGAAGCGTCATGTTTGGCAGTTGCAGCGTTTTCTACAGGCTTCTTTGAAACACCGGGTTTTGCGATCACATCTGCACCATTACTATTAAATTCACCCGTAAATACAATATCTCCTTCGGACTCGATCACTTTATTGCTTCCGTCATCAAACGTCATATCTTGAATAACAAGGTTTTCAGATTCACCTAACCCCGATTGCATAGCCATCTGGCCGCCACCACCAGAATTGTATGGATAATAGATCTTCGTTACGTTACCTGAGTAATCGTATTCGTAAAAGGTTGTATAAAGATAATTATCGTAATCTACTACTTTAGTCGTTTTCGAGGGCATACGACCGTATATGTCGTACTGGTAAGTTTCCTCCACTTCAAAAGGTGAATCGGTATCGTTGTTCGTCTCTACTTTCTGAAGCCGCCCTTTCATGTATGCCATAGACGTATCGCCGTCAAAATAGTATTTCTTTCTCCACGTAGCCGGTGTGGTCGGCCAGGCTGGATCGTCAGCATTAGCTTGCGTGATACTTGACCAGTTATAACTGTAATAACCTTCTTCGATCTTACGTCCATAAGTATCGTATTTGAAGTATGAGATATTATCTGGCGTTTGGGCATCTCCATTGGCATCCATTGTAAATCTCAAACGGCCAGTCTTATCATACATGAATTTCGTCGTCCCTGCATCGGGTGTTGTTTTCTGCGTAAGCCTGCCGAGAAAATCATATTGCATGGTAACTACAAAACTAGTACCGGTACTGGTGGTGGGAGGATTATAATAATTTGGTAAATAGATTGTTGTCAATCTACCGAAGTCATCGTAAACATATGACGTTTGAACATAATGCATTCCCTCACCGTAGTAGTCGAAGTTAACAGATCCGGTTGCTTCCGAGTATGTTGCATTTCCTGATACTTCAATATAGTAAGTTATTCCTGCCTGGGCAGCAAATGTTCCATTAAAAGATTGAGGACTGCCACTTTTCGAATGACTCACCACATTGCTTCCACCGGGGCTTGTTCCTATTTTGAAATAAGCAGTGTAGTAAGTAGTCTTTGGCGGCACATAGGAACTCCCCCCAAAAAGCCAACAAGAATATGATGCAGTTTGAGTAAAACCAGGAGTGAAAGATGTGGAAGATGTTAACACGGTTGTCATGTTCTCCATTGGTTCTGACACTCCTCCTCCTTTTCCTTCCTGTGGAGCAATTTCTTCCATTCCACCTCCAAATTCAACAGACAGAGTCGTGTCAAGTAGAAGTCCTGGACCAAATACCGGCCCTGATCTCTTTGTAACTGTGTTACCGCTTTTATCTGTGATAACCCAGGAAGTATCATAATTAGCATCAATCATGATTTGCTGAAAATATTGATTAGCGGGAAGATCATCACGCAAACCATCTCCAGCAATATTCTTTCCATAAATTGTTCTCGGCGTATGCTGCCCTAAGCTGAAAGTTTGTCCAGGAGCACTGGCTTCAATTACTCGCGATTGGGGTGAATTTTCATATTTATCTCTTGCGTAGGAGTAGGCGTCATTGTTGTTTTTGGTCACAACATATCCTTCCAGCTCACCTGTTGACCAGTCATAGCCAGTCACAAAACTATGTCGAAACACAAAAAGTGAATCAGTATACTTTGCTGATTTTGTTGATACGGCTCCTCTTCCTACACCATCGAATAGGGATTCAGTTACAACAGTTCCAGTGCCATCGAACAACTGGGATTGAATCTTCTTACCAGTCCCGTCCATATAGGCCATGGCTATTGATGGTTCTTTGAAATATAAAACATCATCAAACGAAACCGTGATGTTTGGTTCACCTGTATAGAGTTTGAAACTTCCTGAAATAATATTTGCATATGTTTTTTCGAATATCAATCGGCCATCGGCATAGAAAAATGCTGTTTTATCCGAAATTATCAATAACCAATCCGTTGCCATCGGCGCAGTGAAGTTATCAGTAATACCTTCATTAGACATTTGCCATATTGCACCGCTTCCCGGATTATATCTCCTAACAAGCAGATTTCCGGCCATTATTCCAAAATCATCATAACCCGAAAAGTATTTTACCTTGACGCGCATTCCGTGTTGTGAACCAGATGATGCAAGGAAGGTTGCTAGATCGCTTTGTCCGACACCGGTATGTTGCAGTTCACCATTTACAACTGTCCAATTTCCGGTGTTGAATGACCAGCCTGCGACATCATAATCATTGAAATCATCTAACTTCCCACTCCCCTTACTGCTAATACTGACGTTGCTGTTTGGATCTCTATTATCGAAAAGATCATTATTTCCTTTGCGAGAAAAATACGAAGCACCAATGCCATTCACAACCTGTTCGTTCAATACGGTTCCTATACCACGTTGATAATTGTCAAACACTTTACGACTTATTTCGCCGCTTGATCCCAAAGAAGCTACCGGTAAACCATACTTTTTTTCATAAACCGTCGCAGAAAACGGCGAGTCATAAGGTGAAAAGCGAATATCATCCACCAAAAAATACTTCGAAGCATCCGTGTTTCTTACCCAACATCGCAGTCGAAGTAATTCCGCGTCAGAAATCCCTCCCGTCGTGCGAACTTGTGCAAGGTCAACCACGGCTTCAATGTATTTCCATTGTCCGCCCGTGTCCCCAAAATTGATGCCAGCGGATGCACCCGCTACGTTAGGATAAGTTGAGTTATCCGAATCGCTATTACGTTTAGAATACATCACCAGCGTCCCCTTATTTGCCCCAAAACCCGGTTGCGTCTTCACCCAGCAGGATATAATATACTTTCGTCTTTGTCCTGATAGATCGGGTGGAAGGAAATCTCTAATCGCTTCATATACAAGTGATCCCTGGAGGACTTTACGGCTATAAACGCCGGAATGAGCATCGGTTGAAAAATCATTTGAAGAAATGAATGTCCAGTAGTCATTTTCTTTGATCCCACTCGTCTCATTAAAACTTTCAAAATTTAGGAAGCTTGCTTCGCTACCCAAAGTGGCATCCGAGATTCTGGCGTTTCCAAAACTTGCAATCGGCGCTTGGTATTGGTAGTCATAGATAGCAGAGGAAGTAAGACCATCGATATTTCTTGATTGTTTAACTCCACCTGTGCTCAGACGTGATACAACTTCAGAGGTCTTAAGCCAATCGGATGGAGGTTCAGTTCCTCCGGAATACAAGCTGAAATTAAAATCAGAACTCCCGGTTCCTTTCCATGTGTACGTTTTATTTGGTGCCCATTTGCCGGAACCCCAATCTTTCCAGGTTGTTGCTGACACCGAAGTAATGGTCGAATTAACCTGAATCTTGGATTGAATAACCGGTGTCAACATATTTTTCGTATTTGATGCGTCATACGCTTCATACCAGTACTTATTATATTGATAGATATTATCAGTATTTCCCGAGGCGTCATGATTTGTCGTATGCGTTAATGTTACAAGCCCCGTTGTTGTACTATATGTGTAGTCCACCTGAGATGTAACGCCGTCTTTATAGCTGGTCTGTAATGTAGGGCGTATATACGTTCCCTGCTCTTTCTGCCCCAATTGCTTAGTGTATACACTTAGACTTGATCGGCTGTAAGACTTAAGATTGCCAGCAGCATCATATATTGCGGAATAATACGGTGTGCCTTTGAGTAATCCTCGGTTATCACGCATGGTTTGATCTGTGTAAGCAGCTGAAAAATTAGTATCCATTAAACCATTAACAAAATATGTTTTTGTGTATCCGTCTAGCGCAGCCTCTATTTCAATGGGTGGAAGCTCATCCTCAACCAAGATTTTAACTTTTGGTATGACGGTTACCTCATTGTATTGAACTACGGTAGCAGATTGGTCATAGCTAGCTGTTGCCCTGTTATATTGATATTCTGTTATGAGTATTTCCGGTTGTCCATCTGCAGTAATATTTCCAGTAGTAATATTCATTTTTGAAACGGGATAGTCTTTCAACGCGCCTGTATATGTGTTATTGACTACTCTGTGCAGGTAAATTTTGTCTGCCTCATACAGTCTTTTTGTCTGATCAATAGTTATGAAGGTGTAGTTTCCTTGATACTGCGGAATTTGATATTTTATATTAGGATCCTCTACTGGATTCATCGTCTGATTTGATATTGATATAGGATTGGCAGGTATCGAATCATTTATTATCGGCATGAACTTGGCGTGGCCACTCAGGCCATTATATGTGAAGAAATTGTAGGCCGTTCGCAGAGCCTCCATATAGTCACCACATGGGCGTTCGAATGAATACCAATATCCGTCCGTCCGTCGCATTACCATGTGGAATTTACCAATAGCACCCTGCCAGGGTCTGGCAATAAAATATCCATTGCCCGCGCTTACTATGGAAGAGTTATTTCCTGAAATGGATCGTGTGCTTAACACAAATTGATTTGTATTTGGATCGAAATCAAACCAGTTGTACTGTGAGGAACCGCCAATATTGTTAATTGAAAACGCGGTGTAATCTTCACCGACTGCAAAACTGTAGTTATTCGAATTGCTGGTTGTGTCACGTCGGGACCATGAGGATGCGTTGAATCTCATCGTTGGCCGTCCATTTGCCGTATTGTTGATATAGGTTACCAATGAATTGCCAATGAGGATAGGCCCGGTATTGCTTCCATCCTGAATACTGTAAGAATCGAGCCCGTTGAAATTTTCGTCCCAACGTATTATTCGCTTTGTCTCCCCATGCGGCATTATGCTGGTAAAAGTCGATGATGGATAAAAATATGTTGGTTCATCGCCTCCACCATCTGTATTGAAACTTAAACTTGAATTCAAAGTAGAAATCTGCCAGTTCCCCAGTTCATCTAAATAGTACCATTTGATAACATCCGTGCTGCTTCCAAGTTGATTAAGAGTTATGAAGTTATTCACCCCTCCAGGAGAGGCCCAAAAGCGATGCAATACACCCGAATATGAATCATCTGTTATGGATTGTGTCCATGACGTCCCATTCCAGCGATATTGAATCAATTCACCCGATTCAGCGCCCAAGATCCCAACAAAGTCACGGCCAGAAAAGAAATGACAATTGTTATCAAAGTGATTTTCAATATCTGAATAGAATGTCGACACCGTCCAGTCTGAAGAATTTCTGGTGCTTTTTCTGAAGAGATAAGTACGTTTAATCATCTGTTGGACTGGAACTATGCCGTTCACAGTATCTTTGTCATGGACGTCTGCAATTAAGCAAAAAAAGTCTTTTTCAGTCAAAATCTCGAAGTCCTGAAGATCGTCGTCCCTGTCAATGCGACCAATTTGGAGCAATTGACCGCTGGAAACCCACTGCCCATCCCAATAATATGCAAAGACTTTTATCGAATCATTTCCGTTACGCCACGAGACCACAACATAGTCATCCGTGATCCAAAACCGCGGTTGACTATATCCCGAAGGTCTATCAATTGTGAATTCTCTGTTTGACAATGTTATTAAAGAATCTGTATAGGTATACATAACAGAACTACCCATTGGAAATGTGATCTTCTCCAAAGCGTGTTTATTCGGATTTGAGCTCCTGTACTCGAACTTCATCGAAGGAAGCGCTTCACCGCTTGCATTTTTTTGAGTAACCGCTGTCAAAACTCTTTTCACAAGATCGGCGTATCCGACGTTTACGTATGAGTAGGAAAATTCGACTGACAATAATTTCACATTTGATTCGTTGTACATCTCAATGTTTGACAGATACTTTTTTTCGTAGCGCTCCTGGTAGGCATCCGGTTCCGCGGCTTTTTCCGTATGAGGTTCTTTGTACTCAAGCGCCGCATCCTTTTGGGCGTAGTTGAATTGAGCGTACCTTTTATATGTATCTACTATTCGGTAAAGATAACTCGCCTCAGTATGATACTTACCCCCAGTTCCCACCTGATTCTTATCTTGCTGATATTGGAAATATATACTGTCTTTCCAGTTATTTGAAATACTTGAAAGATTCCAAATAAGGCCATATTGCTGTTGACCTGAGGTGACAACACTATTGCCAATCCAATTGCTCCACTTAACTGCCCATTGCACCGATTCGCCTAAGCTGTGCTTTCCATTGGCGTCAGAGGTTAACACACCACCATACGTATATGTGTTTCCGTCCTCTTTGATTATTTCCCACTTTTCGTCTGTGGTATCACATGTAATCTTCCAAAACTGATAGTTTTTAAGCTCATAGGTCAACTTGTTACCGGAGGTCCCAACCCTGATTAATGGGTTACTTGATCCTCCCGAAATTAGATAAAACTCATCATCGTGACGCGAGCCGGTATTTTTGTTATCAACAACAATTTTATCATAGTCAAATGACCAACCTAAGCCCAAAATCCCTGTCGGTGAAGTCAAATTCCAAGTGTCAATAAGATGATGGATGTTACTACTGTAAGCAATACTCACACTGGCATCAAGCCCATTACGGCCAGGTAGGCTTATCAAATTCAGTGGCAGCGCCAAATCTCCATTAAACAAATTAACTGAATTGCCGATCATTCCTTTAATATCTGCATTCAGTATGAATGTATTGATTTTAGGTGCGCTTTCAGAATATTCTTGTGAGAAAGTGCATTTTGTAATGCTCACATTTAATAACAATATGAACGACAACAATCGCTTCATAAAAATATACCTTTTTGATTATCAATATCCCTAGTTGACACTTAATTTTGTTTGAATTGCAATTCCCGCTTTACCTTGACGAGTTTTGTTATTGAAATTAATATTGTAATAATCTTGCCCCTGATAGTAACTCGCAAAGAACCACATAGACTTTCTGAACACCGGTGATTTAATTTTGGCTGTAGCAGAAAAAATGCCTTTGGGTATTCCTTTTGGTTTATCGATTATATCCGTGTAACTCGTTTCAAATTGGAAAATGTTGCCAAGATATTTGTATTCATAATGAAGCCTTCTTCTCCCATAGATGTCCTGAATTGCCGGATCAATCCCAAACCACCATCCATGAACCGGATGATGTTCATAAGATATTCCCATGTAATGTTTATCTAAATCAGGCAATGAAAAGAAGTATCCTAGCTGAATGAAATTGGTAGCAAACGAACCGCTTTCCTTATTGATCGAGGTAGCATTTGCATCGTCTGTTACGAACGTTTCACCGCCTTGACCATTCGAATGATGGCTTAAAATCAGGAATGGATATAAACTTACAGACCCTAAATCCAAAGCACCTTGAATAGTTATTTTCGGCATATAAGACGGGGTTTTCACTGGACTGGATCTTGTCCTATACATTT from bacterium harbors:
- a CDS encoding RHS repeat-associated core domain-containing protein is translated as MKRLLSFILLLNVSITKCTFSQEYSESAPKINTFILNADIKGMIGNSVNLFNGDLALPLNLISLPGRNGLDASVSIAYSSNIHHLIDTWNLTSPTGILGLGWSFDYDKIVVDNKNTGSRHDDEFYLISGGSSNPLIRVGTSGNKLTYELKNYQFWKITCDTTDEKWEIIKEDGNTYTYGGVLTSDANGKHSLGESVQWAVKWSNWIGNSVVTSGQQQYGLIWNLSSISNNWKDSIYFQYQQDKNQVGTGGKYHTEASYLYRIVDTYKRYAQFNYAQKDAALEYKEPHTEKAAEPDAYQERYEKKYLSNIEMYNESNVKLLSVEFSYSYVNVGYADLVKRVLTAVTQKNASGEALPSMKFEYRSSNPNKHALEKITFPMGSSVMYTYTDSLITLSNREFTIDRPSGYSQPRFWITDDYVVVSWRNGNDSIKVFAYYWDGQWVSSGQLLQIGRIDRDDDLQDFEILTEKDFFCLIADVHDKDTVNGIVPVQQMIKRTYLFRKSTRNSSDWTVSTFYSDIENHFDNNCHFFSGRDFVGILGAESGELIQYRWNGTSWTQSITDDSYSGVLHRFWASPGGVNNFITLNQLGSSTDVIKWYYLDELGNWQISTLNSSLSFNTDGGGDEPTYFYPSSTFTSIMPHGETKRIIRWDENFNGLDSYSIQDGSNTGPILIGNSLVTYINNTANGRPTMRFNASSWSRRDTTSNSNNYSFAVGEDYTAFSINNIGGSSQYNWFDFDPNTNQFVLSTRSISGNNSSIVSAGNGYFIARPWQGAIGKFHMVMRRTDGYWYSFERPCGDYMEALRTAYNFFTYNGLSGHAKFMPIINDSIPANPISISNQTMNPVEDPNIKYQIPQYQGNYTFITIDQTKRLYEADKIYLHRVVNNTYTGALKDYPVSKMNITTGNITADGQPEILITEYQYNRATASYDQSATVVQYNEVTVIPKVKILVEDELPPIEIEAALDGYTKTYFVNGLMDTNFSAAYTDQTMRDNRGLLKGTPYYSAIYDAAGNLKSYSRSSLSVYTKQLGQKEQGTYIRPTLQTSYKDGVTSQVDYTYSTTTGLVTLTHTTNHDASGNTDNIYQYNKYWYEAYDASNTKNMLTPVIQSKIQVNSTITSVSATTWKDWGSGKWAPNKTYTWKGTGSSDFNFSLYSGGTEPPSDWLKTSEVVSRLSTGGVKQSRNIDGLTSSAIYDYQYQAPIASFGNARISDATLGSEASFLNFESFNETSGIKENDYWTFISSNDFSTDAHSGVYSRKVLQGSLVYEAIRDFLPPDLSGQRRKYIISCWVKTQPGFGANKGTLVMYSKRNSDSDNSTYPNVAGASAGINFGDTGGQWKYIEAVVDLAQVRTTGGISDAELLRLRCWVRNTDASKYFLVDDIRFSPYDSPFSATVYEKKYGLPVASLGSSGEISRKVFDNYQRGIGTVLNEQVVNGIGASYFSRKGNNDLFDNRDPNSNVSISSKGSGKLDDFNDYDVAGWSFNTGNWTVVNGELQHTGVGQSDLATFLASSGSQHGMRVKVKYFSGYDDFGIMAGNLLVRRYNPGSGAIWQMSNEGITDNFTAPMATDWLLIISDKTAFFYADGRLIFEKTYANIISGSFKLYTGEPNITVSFDDVLYFKEPSIAMAYMDGTGKKIQSQLFDGTGTVVTESLFDGVGRGAVSTKSAKYTDSLFVFRHSFVTGYDWSTGELEGYVVTKNNNDAYSYARDKYENSPQSRVIEASAPGQTFSLGQHTPRTIYGKNIAGDGLRDDLPANQYFQQIMIDANYDTSWVITDKSGNTVTKRSGPVFGPGLLLDTTLSVEFGGGMEEIAPQEGKGGGVSEPMENMTTVLTSSTSFTPGFTQTASYSCWLFGGSSYVPPKTTYYTAYFKIGTSPGGSNVVSHSKSGSPQSFNGTFAAQAGITYYIEVSGNATYSEATGSVNFDYYGEGMHYVQTSYVYDDFGRLTTIYLPNYYNPPTTSTGTSFVVTMQYDFLGRLTQKTTPDAGTTKFMYDKTGRLRFTMDANGDAQTPDNISYFKYDTYGRKIEEGYYSYNWSSITQANADDPAWPTTPATWRKKYYFDGDTSMAYMKGRLQKVETNNDTDSPFEVEETYQYDIYGRMPSKTTKVVDYDNYLYTTFYEYDYSGNVTKIYYPYNSGGGGQMAMQSGLGESENLVIQDMTFDDGSNKVIESEGDIVFTGEFNSNGADVIAKPGVSKKPVENAATAKHDASQSQLLLDGGGGMSAMSSPDPNATVVTYTYNTLGQLISIGNATDLDYFVAYSYNPDGSMATEKMKDTTIKRYFSYESQGWLKSITDSYFADTLCYTSDGYGGAGYYNGNISKMIIDYKFSGAPADYSYRFKYDKLSQLLVADHSANSAGDMGVGTGNENKFDANGNFIRVVANTTTKNYNYYANTNKVQNTDGSGNDYVYDNIGNITSSSPKTISTLTYDPFINRTRNISMGSGAGMSFEYDGTERRVYAVETPANSKVLYLHDGMNSIQERSSSGTATEYVYGPTGIIALKTSTTWKFMIKDHLGSTRAVVDGSTVTGYDYSAFGTILGSVSSSGYYYTGQEYDKTSGLNNFKARMYDSDLGRFYAGDPAGEFPYNYGYAGNNPLSYRDPSGKFIQFVIMGALMSGYMGGVQADIQGKSVWKGIGKGAFIGAVSGATGAGASAGLASMGIGGAIGGGVSGALSGGVGSALSGSNVGKGMLYGGVIGFAMGALQAHGDLQSQANDIGKDNNPTTQLEGDQKFIDDSMESLKIHGGEPGQRQYNEITGHNTEVVVDNNLQGQYGQSYKTPKTLKDWFSHYLTGNADYNYKIALNRQRLLNPPTGPGAANDHSGDWAAIGLKGPENVIGRASQTLFHESGHLFGLYYNNTYYTPAELDHGLSFYRKPFFGKLGGMTKDWLEHYYVPNFNPTKLPR